A region from the Coffea eugenioides isolate CCC68of chromosome 9, Ceug_1.0, whole genome shotgun sequence genome encodes:
- the LOC113782490 gene encoding probable purine permease 10 — MGFPMLLPFLFHSSLQNNNADYSRVQQPSVLVLTSIYVFLGLCTAGDSVLYSLGLKYLPVSTYSLICASQLAFKAVFAFFLNAQKLTFFIINSLALLTISSIILVIHNDTEDSSNASKHKYTVGVICTVAASALYAFVLSFTELMFQKILKSKTFRVIIDLTFYESLVATLAIVVGLFASGEWKSLKSEMQDFKLGKVSYIMTILWTGISWQVFNIGCNGLIFKVSSPFSNVISAVGLLW, encoded by the coding sequence ATGGGCTTCCCCATGCTCCTACCCTTCCTCTTCCATTCTTCCTTACAGAATAATAATGCAGATTATAGTAGAGTCCAACAGCCTTCTGTTCTTGTCCTTACTTCAATTTATGTCTTTCTTGGGCTGTGTACAGCTGGGGATTCCGTGTTATACTCACTTGGCCTAAAATACCTTCCAGTCTCGACTTATTCTCTGATATGTGCAAGCCAATTAGCATTCAAAGCTGTTTTTGCATTTTTCCTGAATGCACAGAAGCTTACCTTTTTCATAATAAACTCTCTTGCATTGCTAACCATTTCTTCCATAATCCTTGTAATCCACAATGATACTGAAGATTCCAGTAACGCCTCCAAGCACAAATACACAGTAGGCGTTATATGCACTGTTGCTGCATCTGCTTTATATGCATTTGTGCTTTCATTCACTGAACTCATGTTTCAGAAGATACTTAAAAGCAAAACTTTCAGAGTCATTATTGATCTCACATTCTACGAGTCGTTAGTTGCAACGCTTGCAATCGTAGTGGGGCTTTTTGCGAGTGGAGAGTGGAAGAGTTTGAAATCAGAGATGCAGGATTTTAAACTGGGGAAAGTGTCGTATATCATGACTATTCTTTGGACTGGGATATCATGGCAGGTTTTCAACATCGGTTGCAATGGACTGATTTTCAAGGTCTCTTCCCCGTTCTCCAATGTCATTAGTGCTGTGGGCTTGCTGTGGTAG